CGAAGATATAGGTTCAATTGTTATAAAAAATGTTGAAGGTTTGGGAAAAATCTTTCGTTTTATTTATGAGTTTTTCTATTGGTCAATAAGGCCACCATTTCGTCGTAAGCTTTTCTTTGAGCAAATGCACTTCATTGGTAATAAGAGTTTATTCATTATTATTTTAGCCGGATCATTCACTGGAATGGTTATGGCCTATCAGACGTATTTTGGATTCAAGCTTATTAACGTTGATTCTCTTGTTGGTCCGGTGACAGCACTGACTCTTGCAAAAGAGCTTGCACCTGTTCTCGCTGGTCTTATTGTTGCTGGGCGAGCTGGTGCAGCGATGGCCGCACAAATTGGAACAATGAAAGTAACTGAGCAAATTGATGCTCTAGAAGTTATGGGTGTTAATAGTATTCAGTATCTTGCTGTCCCAAGAATTATAGCAGGAACTTTGAGTCTTCCATTATTAACAATCGTTTTTCAGTTTGTTGGAAATATAGGCTCATTTATTGTTGGAACAAAAGCTCTGTCTATTGATGAGGCTATGTACTTTTCAAAAGTTTCTGACTTTATGTTTATCGGCGATATCATGCAAGGGGTGATCAAGGCCTTCTTCTTTGGCTTTGTTGTTTCTGTTATTGGAACTTACTTTGGCTTCTCTGTTACTAAAGGAGCGGAGGGAGTTGGTAAGGGAACAAACCTTGCTGTTGTATGGGGAATGATTTCAGTCTTGGTTCTTGATTATTTCCTCACAAGTTTTTTAATTCAAATTTTATAAGGATATAAAGTTGTTACATTTTGAAAATCCAGCTGTAAGAATAAAAAATGTTACCAAGGAATTTGGGCGACATACAGTTTTAAATAATCTTAGTTTTGATATCCCTAAGGGAAAAATCACAACAATTCTTGGTTTTTCTGGAGCAGGGAAGTCGACACTCTTAAAGCATATTTTGGGACTCCATCAGCCAACAAGTGGAAGTGTTGAAGTTCTTGGTAAGGACTTAACTAAGCTTGATGAGATGGAGCTGCGAGAGTTTCGCCAAAATTTTGGAATGCTCTTTCAATATGCAGCCCTGTTTGATTCAATGACGAGTTTTGGAAATGTTGCATTTCCACTTCGAGAATTTACGAAAATGACGGAAGAAGAGATTGCGACAAAAGTAAATAAGCTTCTGCGAGCTGTAGGGTTACAAGAAATTTCAGATGATAAGCTTCCAAGTGAATTATCTGGAGGGATGAGAAAAAGGGTAGGACTTGCAA
The Bacteriovorax sp. Seq25_V genome window above contains:
- a CDS encoding ABC transporter permease; this encodes MEVVKSKIVTYVEDIGSIVIKNVEGLGKIFRFIYEFFYWSIRPPFRRKLFFEQMHFIGNKSLFIIILAGSFTGMVMAYQTYFGFKLINVDSLVGPVTALTLAKELAPVLAGLIVAGRAGAAMAAQIGTMKVTEQIDALEVMGVNSIQYLAVPRIIAGTLSLPLLTIVFQFVGNIGSFIVGTKALSIDEAMYFSKVSDFMFIGDIMQGVIKAFFFGFVVSVIGTYFGFSVTKGAEGVGKGTNLAVVWGMISVLVLDYFLTSFLIQIL
- a CDS encoding ABC transporter ATP-binding protein gives rise to the protein MLHFENPAVRIKNVTKEFGRHTVLNNLSFDIPKGKITTILGFSGAGKSTLLKHILGLHQPTSGSVEVLGKDLTKLDEMELREFRQNFGMLFQYAALFDSMTSFGNVAFPLREFTKMTEEEIATKVNKLLRAVGLQEISDDKLPSELSGGMRKRVGLARALALSPRIMLYDEPTTGLDPITTKMVNDLIVETGQIHKDIELSSIIISHDVKATLEISDYVAFLNRGNIVEYLPAKEFKNSTNPLVQEFINL